A genomic window from Vanessa tameamea isolate UH-Manoa-2023 chromosome 7, ilVanTame1 primary haplotype, whole genome shotgun sequence includes:
- the LOC113398350 gene encoding tetratricopeptide repeat protein 12 — protein MSKKMITSNPALKDHKQMELNEEWNNFMKRIGEVSTLVKDLASGDKVKSEAAKAIADQYLEGKIILDEDVKMTIKENRTLINQKAFECFKNNDTGEMDKDAWMAEVSKDAERRALDKKIRQEKADTLKTQAIKAFRRGEYDRALSCYNRAIEHIKDNAMLYCDRALTNIKLENYNKVINDCEWALRLNENSFKARLYTAKAYQELEENDKFEKCKNELKEKFPQHEDLISYFLQ, from the exons ATGAGTAAGAAAATGATAACATCCAACCCGGCACTAAAGGATCACAAGCAGATGGAATTAAACGAAGAATGGAATAACTTTATGAAACGAATCGGCGAAGTATCAACTCTTGTCAAGGATCTGGCGAGCGGAGACAAGGTCAAATCGGAGGCGGCTAAAGCAATAGCTGATCAGTATCTCGAAGGAAAGATTATACTGGATGAAGATGTTAAAATGACGATCAAAGAAAATCGCACATTGATAAATCAAAAAgcttttgaatgttttaaaaacaacgACACA GGAGAAATGGATAAAGACGCTTGGATGGCAGAGGTAAGCAAAGATGCCGAACGTCGAGCGTTAGATAAAAAGATACGTCAGGAGAAGGCAGATACTTTAAAAACTCAAGCCATTAAAGCGTTTCGTCGAGGCGAATACGACAGAGCCCTGTCTTGTTACAATCGAGCTATAGAACACATCAAAGACAACGCTATGTTGTATTGCGACCGCGCTTTGACGAATATCAAACTAGAAAACTATAATAAG GTGATTAACGACTGTGAGTGGGCATTACGGTTGAATGAAAACAGCTTCAAAGCTCGTCTTTATACAGCCAAAGCTTATCAGGAATTAGAGGAAAACGATAAATTCGAAAAATGTAAAAACGAACTAAAAGAAAAATTCCCTCAGCATGAAGATCTTATATCGTATTTTTTGCAGTAA
- the Rpp30 gene encoding ribonuclease P protein subunit p30, which produces MLNTNTYSGFCDLLIDKKYDINKLNFIEKFGFNTIAINTHVEEGSYEPKKKKKKNDPKENKDPIPAPVEIPEDVKNKTKLNILQRVTIEFSDSSISHKFTQSENLRKYDIIAVLPKTLQAFQYACGTLDADLITFEPQTRLPFKVTRKSYRLAVERGLFFELTYSPAIRDSTSRKNIIATAHIYHAVGKSKNIIVTSGADNYTQIRSVHDVCNLGFILGLNSNQSLEVIRNNAHKLILKAQGRRCGKHYMEVTSAVIQSENKIPEL; this is translated from the coding sequence ATGCTAAATACAAACACCTACTCTGGTTTCTGCGATCTgcttatagataaaaaatacgacattaataaattaaattttattgaaaaatttggATTTAATACGATTGCTATCAATACACATGTCGAAGAAGGAAGCTATGAaccgaaaaagaaaaaaaagaaaaatgaccCTAAAGAAAACAAAGACCCAATCCCAGCACCTGTAGAAATACCAGAAgatgtgaaaaataaaactaaactaaacattttacaaaGAGTTACTATAGAGTTCTCAGATTCTAGTATATCTCACAAGTTTACTCAGTCCGAGAATTTAAGGAAATACGATATCATAGCAGTTTTACCAAAAACCCTTCAAGCTTTTCAATATGCATGTGGTACTCTGGATGCtgatttaattacatttgaacCACAAACAAGGTTGCCTTTTAAAGTTACTCGCAAATCATATAGACTAGCTGTGGAACGTGGGCTGTTCTTCGAACTGACATATTCACCAGCAATAAGAGATTCAAcatcaagaaaaaatattatagctaCCGCTCATATTTATCATGCTGTTGGTAAATCAAAAAACATCATTGTAACCAGTGGAGCTGACAACTACACTCAAATAAGAAGTGTTCATGATGTTTGTAACCTTGGGTTCATCCTAGGTTTGAATAGCAATCAAAGTTTAGAAGTTATTCGAAATAATGCACACAAGCTTATTTTGAAAGCTCAAGGCAGGAGGTGTGGAAAACATTATATGGAGGTTACTTCAGCGGTCAttcaaagtgaaaataaaatacctgaattataa